The following are encoded together in the Drosophila sechellia strain sech25 chromosome 3R, ASM438219v1, whole genome shotgun sequence genome:
- the LOC6607205 gene encoding uncharacterized protein LOC6607205, translating to MSIRREHHYGSTVRNTIVARSNRPIINRMLRSARLDSTIGQTAVKPFKAKRMEAKAQLLQKERSSSTGMSGFSKLTSREGLVGKDYWNAAIEDVEFTAACRFQPRIPVIDYSLVLPPRLRERVKRIQNYDYSKSDEDIYIRDEMQEVRPEDYMSAESSEKSEEEEDHVLLEIGRKKVEEYFNESDHSDIVRMEHEFEKFDLKLDEPVGHTHRFVDKSSWYAKFLCAPRDKRVSWQSRVEHPGQNFSMVTLDEQAENLMDASAERFVEWLNSFGTLESNLTPEKVKNLFSIKGDRTLLASVKTDPKEVNAIAQTVADKWNKPHMAIELKYEKHINDHATRVNQKPLLSAFGRTVPLKDRPWLKRSGDTVIKTVYPDDLLTREKIFKGITHLRSTTALIDFYLAHPELERPQYLLQSGDFEESSASESVAEVPLYELLGLRY from the exons ATGTCAATTAGGAGGGAGCACCATTATGGGTCGACTGTGCGAAACACGATTGTGGCGCGGTCCAATCGGCCAATTATCAACCGAATGTTGCGATCCGCCCGACTGGACTCCACGATTGGTCAGACTGCGGTCAAGCCATTTAAGGCGAAGCGGATGGAGGCTAAGGCGCAGCTCTTGCAGAAGGAGCGATCCTCCAGCACTGGGATGAGCGGATTCTCCAAGCTGACAAGTCGTGAGGGACTGGTGGGCAAGGATTACTGGAACGCGGCCATTGAGGATGTGGAGTTCACTGCCGCCTGCCGCTTCCAGCCGCGCATTCCCGTCATCGACTATTCCCTTGTGCTGCCGCCACGACTGCGCGAGAGGGTCAAGCGCATCCAGAACTACGACTATTCCAAGTCGGACGAGGACATCTACATCAGAGACGAAATGCAGGAGGTGCGACCCGAGGACTATATGAGCGCCGAGAGCAGCGAAAAAAGTGAGGAGGAAGAGGACCACGTG CTCCTTGAAATTGGCCGCAAGAAGGTGGAGGAGTACTTCAACGAGAGTGACCACTCGGATATTGTGCGCATGGAGCACGAGTTCGAGAAGTTCGATCTGAAGTTAGATGAGCCGGTTGGACACACCCATCGTTTCGTGGACAAGTCCAGTTGGTACGCCAAGTTCCTGTGCGCGCCGCGCGATAAGAGAGTCAGCTGGCAGAGTCGCGTCGAACATCCTGGCCAGAACTTCTCCATGGTCACGCTGGACGAGCAGGCTGAGAACCTCATGGATGCG TCAGCAGAACGTTTTGTCGAGTGGCTGAACTCCTTTGGCACCTTGGAAAGCAATTTGACCCCGGAAAAGGTCAAGAACCTTTTTTCCATCAAGGGCGATCGCACCCTGTTGGCCTCCGTGAAGACAGATCCCAAGGAGGTCAACGCCATTGCTCAGACAGTGGCCGATAAATGGAACAAGCCACAT ATGGCCATTGAGCTTAAGTACGAGAAGCACATCAATGACCACGCTACCCGAGTGAACCAGAAACCCCTGCTAAGTGCATTTGGACGCACTGTTCCACTGAAGGATCGTCCCTGGTTAAAACGATCCGGGGACACCGTTATTAAGACGGTCTATCCGGATGATCTGCTGACCCGCGAGAAGATCTTTAAGGGCATCACCCACCTGCGGAGCACCACTGCCCTCATCGATTTCTATCTGGCCCATCCGGAACTGGAGCGGCCACAGTATCTCCTGCAGAGCGGTGACTTTGAGGAGTCCAGCGCCAGTGAATCCGTGGCTGAGGTGCCGCTCTACGAACTTCTGGGATTGCGGTATTAA
- the LOC6607204 gene encoding phenoloxidase-activating factor 2 gives MTQFGRMWWLPLLQWLTIGSGLGVGAWSFGPVQSDASQDTSRVPQPSDVGSTANHTVLARQLIVGTLLPPQVAPGTWPPVPSIVNPGTSYCQCVPPGSCANPVPTAPSDGSGQIDIRIVNNGGYPTVPTTSSTLTCSYGLVACCQAGSYQCGRRFPPPPGSTAAGPGQASFGAYPWQAALLTTADVYLGGGALITAQHVLTAAHKVYNLGLTSFKVRLGEWDAASTSEPIPAQDVYISNVYVNPSFNPNNLQNDVAILKLSTPVSLISKSTVGTVCLPTTSFVGQRCWVAGWGKNDFGATGVYQAIERQVDVPLIPNANCQAALQATRLGSSFVLSPTSFICAGGEAGKDACTGDGGSPLVCTSNGVWYVVGLVAWGIGCAQAGVPGVYVNVGTYLPWIQTTLTL, from the exons ATGACTCAGTTCGGTCGCATGTGGTGGCTGCCATTGCTGCAGTGGCTCACCATCGGATCAGGATTAGGTGTGGGTGCCTGGAGCTTTGGACCAGTTCAATCGGATGCCAGCCAGGATACAAGTCGAGTGCCGCAACCCAGCGATGTGGGGAGCACAGCGAATCACACAG TACTCGCCAGGCAGCTGATTGTGGGCACATTGCTGCCACCGCAGGTTGCGCCGGGCACCTGGCCACCTGTGCCCTCTATCGTGAATCCCGGAACCAGCTACTGTCAGTGCGTTCCACCCGGATCATGCGCCAATCCTGTGCCCACCGCACCAAGCGATGGCAGTGGCCAGATTGACATCAGGATTGTCAACAATGGAGGATAT CCCACTGTTCCAACCACATCTTCCACGCTGACATGTAGCTATGGTCTGGTGGCCTGCTGCCAGGCGGGAAGCTATCAGTGTGGTCGGAGGTTCCCGCCTCCGCCGGGATCCACTGCCGCAGGGCCTGGACAGGCCAGTTTCGGAGCATATCCTTGGCAGGCCGCACTGTTGACCACCGCGGATGTTTATCTGGGTGGCGGAGCACTGATCACCGCACAACATGTTCTGACCGCCGCCCACAAAGTTTACAATCTGGG GCTCACTTCCTTTAAGGTTCGTCTGGGTGAATGGGATGCTGCCAGTACGAGCGAACCGATTCCCGCCCAGGATGTGTACATCTCGAATGTGTACGTCAATCCGTCCTTCAATCCCAATAATCTGCAGAACGATGTGGCCATCCTGAAGTTGTCCACACCCGTTTCGCTGATAAGCAAATCCACGGTGGGCACAGTCTGTCTGCCCACCACCAGTTTCGTGGGTCAGAGATGCTGGGTAGCTGGATGGGGCAAGAATGACTTCGGTGCCACCGGAGTGTACCAGGCCATTGAGAGGCAAGTGGACGTGCCCCTGATTCCCAATGCCAATTGCCAGGCGGCGCTGCAGGCAACCAGACTGGGCTCCTCCTTCGTCCTCAGTCCCACCAGCTTCATTTGTGCTGGCGGAGAAGCTGGCAAGGATGCCTGCACCGGGGATGGGGGTTCTCCGCTTGTCTGCACCAGCAATGGTGTATGGTACGTGGTGGGTTTGGTGGCCTGGGGCATTGGTTGCGCCCAGGCAGGAGTTCCGGGTGTCTACGTCAATGTGGGCACCTATCTGCCCTGGATCCAAACAACGCTGACGTTATAG
- the LOC116801724 gene encoding uncharacterized protein LOC116801724, whose amino-acid sequence MGHLQLDFHSIPKLHGKENYWQWRILLKTFLEANDLWKHNEPKESPETKFLILASVTADKIEPSYDDQSCSYIFQNMESRFGPFS is encoded by the exons ATGGGTCACCTGCAGCTGGATTTCCATTCCATACCGAAGCTCCATGGCAAGGAGAACTATTGGCAGTGGCGCATCCTCCTGAAGACCTTTCTGGAGGCCAACGATCTGTGGAAGCACAACGAACCCAAGGAG AGCCCAGAAACCAAATTCCTGATTTTGGCCAGCGTTACGGCCGATAAGATTGAGCCATCCTACGATGACCAAAGCTGTTCGTACATTTTCCAAAACATGGAGAGTCGATTCGGACCTTTTAGTTaa